The genome window GAGAACCCCTCTATATCCCTGAGCACGATGATCTCCCGCTGCTCCTTTTCCAGTCCGTTGATGCAGCGCTGCACCTTTTCCTGGGTCTCCTTCCGCACGAGCACATCGAGGGCGGGGGTCTCGCGCGAGGGCGGATCGAAAGCGGGACCGCCTTCTTGCCCGACGGGCGGATCGTCGAGGCTCAGCGGTTCATGGTACGCCCTGCTCCCTGCCTGACGCATGCGGTTCCTGGCATGGTTTATGACAATGCCGCAGAGCCAGGTCGAGAACCTGGCCTCACCGCGAAAATGCTTTATCGTCCTGTACGCGGAAAGAAAGGCCTCCTGCACGACGTCGCCTGCGTCTTCGTAGTTTCCCGTCATGCGATACGCGATGTTGAACATCCTCTTCTGATGTCTCCTCACCAGGACCTCAAAGGCCGCCGGTTCGCCTCCCTGGCACAGGGCAACGTACTGAGCGTCTTCATCCCT of Syntrophorhabdus sp. contains these proteins:
- a CDS encoding sigma-70 family RNA polymerase sigma factor; the protein is METIALIWHSITRLVIRDGTKPPAALSHTMEGRQENRDEDAQYVALCQGGEPAAFEVLVRRHQKRMFNIAYRMTGNYEDAGDVVQEAFLSAYRTIKHFRGEARFSTWLCGIVINHARNRMRQAGSRAYHEPLSLDDPPVGQEGGPAFDPPSRETPALDVLVRKETQEKVQRCINGLEKEQREIIVLRDIEGFSYEEITGMLGIPDGTVKSRLSRARNALRESLKKVLGDL